Proteins co-encoded in one Opitutus terrae PB90-1 genomic window:
- a CDS encoding site-specific integrase — translation MRKPYYSLDRSTDGGLEHFYCERRTLADFRRGALGDYFDGLALTLKKNGYSIHHGCGILGTCCMFNVYVTERGITKASAISAELVEPFLDDYLRGVRTTSARYSPRDNARAHLRHLFFYLEALKVITPPKPVQVVTPYSWILDPYIVHLRDERAVAPVTVKRHLAHTTAFLEFLKHDVQRPRLKTISAEQVEAQLKRHMKDSKDNVRSLSSSLRSFLRYCADHGHTQADFSELVPRQRHYRHASLPRGIEDSALERVLAAIDKTKPNGARDYAIILLLMAYGIRAISAAKLVMEDLDWRQAKIRFRAQKGGKEVIVPLLDAVGDAIIEWLRHRDPRTPHREVFLSTKAPHGSLSSMAISTVVKHYLHKAGVHQPGRGAHSLRHSWAIRALEHDQPIKAIADALGHRYIDTTYIYAKADLKTLRQVAMPWPAR, via the coding sequence ATGCGCAAGCCCTACTATTCTTTGGATCGCTCGACGGATGGCGGCCTGGAGCACTTTTACTGCGAGCGACGGACGCTGGCTGACTTTCGGCGTGGCGCGCTGGGCGATTACTTCGACGGTTTGGCTCTGACGCTGAAGAAGAACGGGTATTCGATCCACCACGGCTGCGGCATTCTCGGCACTTGCTGCATGTTCAACGTCTACGTGACGGAGCGTGGCATCACCAAGGCCTCGGCTATTTCCGCCGAGTTGGTCGAGCCTTTCTTGGACGACTATCTCCGCGGGGTCCGCACCACCAGCGCCCGCTATTCGCCGCGCGACAACGCGCGAGCGCACTTGCGCCATCTGTTTTTCTATCTGGAGGCGCTCAAGGTTATCACTCCGCCCAAGCCGGTGCAGGTCGTGACGCCCTACAGTTGGATCCTCGATCCTTATATCGTCCATCTACGCGACGAGCGCGCCGTGGCGCCAGTGACGGTGAAGCGCCACCTCGCGCACACCACCGCGTTCCTCGAGTTCCTGAAGCACGACGTGCAACGGCCGCGCCTCAAGACCATCAGCGCCGAGCAGGTGGAGGCGCAGCTCAAGCGGCACATGAAGGACAGCAAAGACAACGTGCGCTCGTTGTCATCGAGCCTTCGCTCTTTCCTCCGCTACTGCGCGGATCACGGCCACACTCAGGCGGACTTCTCCGAGTTGGTCCCGCGACAGCGGCACTATCGGCACGCTTCGCTCCCCAGGGGCATCGAGGATTCGGCGCTCGAACGCGTGCTGGCTGCGATCGACAAGACGAAGCCTAATGGCGCACGCGACTACGCGATCATTCTGTTGCTGATGGCGTATGGCATCCGTGCGATCTCCGCTGCAAAACTCGTGATGGAGGATCTCGACTGGCGGCAGGCCAAGATCCGCTTTCGCGCGCAAAAAGGCGGCAAGGAAGTGATCGTTCCGCTCCTCGATGCGGTCGGGGACGCGATCATCGAGTGGCTCCGTCACCGCGACCCGCGCACGCCTCATCGCGAGGTGTTCCTCAGCACCAAGGCGCCGCACGGATCGCTGAGCAGCATGGCGATCTCCACCGTGGTGAAGCACTACCTGCACAAGGCCGGCGTTCATCAGCCCGGACGCGGCGCGCACTCGTTACGGCATTCGTGGGCGATCCGCGCGTTGGAGCACGATCAACCGATCAAGGCCATCGCCGATGCCCTGGGGCATCGTTACATCGACACCACCTACATCTACGCCAAGGCTGACTTGAAGACACTGCGGCAGGTGGCGATGCCGTGGCCGGCGAGGTGA
- a CDS encoding ThuA domain-containing protein — protein MNPLRVVVWGENVHEHTSAKVNAVYPRGMHHAIAEGLRDLLPSAAITTATLQEPEHGLTEERLAATDVLTWWGHVAHDQVKDAIVDRVQKRVLEGMGLIVLHSAHFSKIFKRLMGTSCSLTWREADERERLWVCNPGHPIARGIDRSFELPAEEMYGEPFGVPAPEEQVFISWFEGGEVFRSGCCWRRGNGRIFYFQPGHETYPTYHDRNVRRVIANAVEWARPQGTWVDAVVNAKVPVEPIRARKH, from the coding sequence ATGAATCCGCTGCGGGTTGTCGTCTGGGGAGAAAACGTGCACGAGCATACGAGTGCGAAGGTGAACGCGGTCTATCCGCGCGGCATGCATCACGCCATCGCCGAAGGGCTGCGCGATCTGCTGCCCTCGGCGGCGATCACCACGGCGACGCTGCAGGAGCCGGAGCACGGGCTCACGGAGGAACGGCTGGCGGCGACGGATGTGCTGACCTGGTGGGGCCACGTGGCGCACGATCAGGTGAAGGACGCGATCGTCGACCGCGTGCAGAAACGCGTGCTCGAGGGCATGGGGCTGATCGTGCTGCATTCCGCGCACTTCTCCAAAATCTTCAAGCGGCTCATGGGCACGAGTTGCTCGCTGACGTGGCGCGAGGCGGACGAGCGCGAACGGTTGTGGGTGTGCAACCCGGGTCATCCCATCGCGCGCGGCATCGACCGCAGCTTCGAGCTACCGGCCGAGGAGATGTATGGCGAGCCGTTTGGGGTGCCGGCGCCGGAGGAGCAGGTGTTCATCTCGTGGTTCGAAGGCGGCGAGGTGTTTCGGAGCGGCTGCTGCTGGAGGCGGGGCAACGGCCGGATCTTTTACTTTCAACCGGGTCACGAGACCTACCCGACGTATCACGATCGCAACGTCCGGCGCGTGATCGCCAATGCGGTCGAGTGGGCACGGCCGCAAGGCACGTGGGTCGACGCGGTGGTAAACGCGAAGGTGCCCGTCGAGCCGATTCGGGCGAGGAAGCACTAG
- a CDS encoding JAB domain-containing protein — translation MAVGDRPQERLEQFGPTALSDTELLAMLLRSGTHGQDVLTLATRLIAEAGSLAGLIAWKESDFRRLKGIGRVKALQLVTVVEIAKRVLIQKSEESPVLNRADLVADHLFPLARGLQVEKFWVLCLNRKNRLLRRVEVTSGTATAALAHPREVFREAIRESASAVICAHNLCAAAHRLCYVTSRAMWSACGPFTRGSLCA, via the coding sequence ATGGCCGTCGGCGACCGGCCCCAGGAACGGCTCGAGCAATTCGGCCCCACCGCCCTGAGCGACACCGAGCTGCTCGCGATGCTGCTGCGCAGCGGCACGCACGGCCAGGACGTCCTCACGCTCGCCACGCGGCTGATCGCCGAAGCCGGTTCGCTGGCCGGCCTCATCGCGTGGAAGGAATCCGACTTCCGCCGGCTCAAAGGAATCGGTCGCGTGAAGGCCCTGCAGTTGGTCACCGTCGTGGAGATCGCGAAACGCGTCCTCATTCAAAAGAGCGAGGAATCCCCCGTCCTGAACCGTGCGGATCTCGTCGCCGACCACCTTTTTCCCCTCGCGCGCGGGCTGCAGGTGGAAAAGTTCTGGGTGCTCTGCCTCAATCGCAAGAACCGGTTGCTGCGCCGCGTTGAGGTTACCTCCGGCACCGCCACGGCCGCCCTCGCACATCCGCGCGAGGTTTTTCGCGAAGCGATCCGCGAATCCGCCAGCGCCGTGATCTGCGCGCACAACCTATGTGCTGCAGCACATAGGTTGTGTTATGTGACGAGCCGAGCTATGTGGAGTGCATGCGGTCCTTTCACTCGGGGTTCGCTCTGCGCGTAG